Within the bacterium genome, the region TCTTAATACCCTAAAATCCATACCAAATCCCTCTTTTTTAAGTTTCTTCGCTTCTACCGTAATGCTAACCTTAAAATTATGTCCGTGCATCCCGCAGCATTTTCCACGGTAACCGTCTAAGTGATGCGCCGCCGAAAAATGCGTTTCAGTTGTTATATTCCACATAAGGATTGATTATTCATCTTCCCTTAGATTTCTTCTTCTTTTGCTTGTAAACGCCATTATACCGACTATTGCCGATAAACATACCATTATACCTATTAATATCAGGGTTTTATTATTTTTATCCATATTTACGTTCACGGCTCTCTGCCCTTTTTCTGCATCAACGGAAGCTTTCCATATTTTTTCAAACTCATTGCTGAATATTTTTGCAACTTCCGGATTTTTAATTACCATAATGTTTTCTCTGTTCTTCTCATCCGCCGACCTTGTCCAGTTAAACGACCCCGTAACCAATACCGTATCATCTATTACCGCAAACTTATTGTGCATCAAACCGTCTCTCGTATCGTACCTTACAGGTATATTATTTTCCACAAGTTTGATACTTTTATTATACTTACCCATTTTTTGACTCTTGTCAAGCACTACTCTGATATTCACTCCTTTCTTCTTACTTTTACATACTTCATTTGTTATATCGTTATCCGTAAAATAATACATTGCTACAAGTATTTCTGTCTTTGCATTTTTAATTTCATCTATAACGGAATTTTTACATCCACCGTGAGGGGAAAAACATACTCCAATCTCAGTATTATACCCAAACAATATCCCGGCTAAAACAAACAATGAATACATCTTTCAGAATAATTTTTCTATTTCCTTTTCCTTCAATGACTTAATCACCTAATTACCAATGCCCTTTTTCTTTCCCCTACACCTTCTTAAGAGCATTTTTTATCAATTCTTCCAGT harbors:
- a CDS encoding phospholipase D family protein, giving the protein MYSLFVLAGILFGYNTEIGVCFSPHGGCKNSVIDEIKNAKTEILVAMYYFTDNDITNEVCKSKKKGVNIRVVLDKSQKMGKYNKSIKLVENNIPVRYDTRDGLMHNKFAVIDDTVLVTGSFNWTRSADEKNRENIMVIKNPEVAKIFSNEFEKIWKASVDAEKGQRAVNVNMDKNNKTLILIGIMVCLSAIVGIMAFTSKRRRNLREDE